The genomic DNA CGGGATGGGTGGCGTTGTACCGGGCGACGGCCTCCGGGTAGCCGGGCGCCCAGCCCCAGAAGGCCACCGTGACGCGGTGGTCGCCGCCCTGCGCCCCGCAGGCGGCGGCACCGGCGACGAGCGTCAGCGCCGCCAGGGCGGAGAGGAGGCCGTGGAGGCCGGGCTTGATGCTCACGGGCGGGACATCCTTCGGCTCGCTGCAGTTTCGTGCAGTATCCAGCCCGATTGCGCGCAGATGTCAACACGTTCGACCAAAATAATGCACGGCTGAGGCGCCTCCGATGTTTGAACGTGCGCGCTTCTCCCCACAGGTCGTGCACCACCGGTGGATGCGCAGAGATGCGCACTCATGGCAGAATCTGCGCAACTTCCAGCACCGCGAGGCCGGGCCGACCCCGTCCGGCCCGTCAGGTCGCGAAGGGACGCGGAACCACACGCCTGCACAGCCGGCCGTACAGCTCGGCGTCGAAGCTGCCGGCGAGCGGCACGGCGGCGGACGCCGCGGACAGGGCTACCGCCCGGCGCACCATCCGCGGCCAAGGGGTGCCGACGGCCAGACCGGCCGCCAGCGCGGCGACGGCCGCGTCACCGGCACCGGTCGCACGACCGGCCACCCGCGACGGCGGGCCCGCCTGCCACGCCTCGCCGGGTGCGACGGCGATCAGGCCGCCCTCCCCCATCGAAGCCACCACGCTCTGCGCGCCCGCCGCCCGCAGCGCCGAGATCGCCGCCCGGGGGTCCGTCTCCCCGGTCGCGGCGAGGAGTTCCCCGGCATCGGGTTTGACCAGCGTCGGCCGTTCCGACAGCGCGGCCAGCAGCGGCTCGCCGTCGGTGTCGAGCACGACCGGCCGGTCGTGGGCGCGGCCGATCCTGACCAGCGTCGCGTAGGCGTCCACGGGCAGGCCGGGCGGCAGGCTGCCGGACAGGACCACGGCCTTGGCCGACCTCACCAGGCCGGTGAAGCGGACCACCAGCTCGGCCCACTCGGTCGCCGAGACCTCCGGGCCCGGCTCCAGCAGGACCGACGTGGTGCCCGCGCCCTCGTCCACCACGGCGACCGTCCGCCGGGTCTCCGCCCTGATGCCCACCATCGCGTCGGGCAGGTCGGCGACGATCAGATCGGTCCGCACCGCCCGGCCGGTCGCGCCGCCCGCGAAGCCGCTGACCGCGGTGTCCACGCCCAGCCCCTGCAGCACCCGGGAGACGTTGACGCCCTCGCCGCCGGCCCGTTCGTCCACCGCGGTGACCCGGGTACTGCCGCCCTGTTCCAGCCGCGCCACCCGGTAGGTCACGTCCAGCGCCGCGTTCGGCGTGACGGTGAGGATCATCCGAGCCCGCCCACGACGGCAGCGGTGGCGGGCTCGAGTGCCAGGGCCTCCAGGGAGTGGCCCAGCAGCTCCAGGGCGAGCAGCCCGGCCCCCAGACTGCCCGCGCGGTCGCCGAGGCCGGCCTCCACGAGCCGGGGCGCGGACCGGAAGGCGAGCCGGTGGGCGAAGGCCCGGCGCAGCGGGGCGAACAGCGCGGCGCCGGCCCGGGACAGGCCGCCGCCGACGATCACGCAGTGCGGGTCGAGGACGGTCGCGGCCGCGGCCAGCCCGTCGGCGAGCGCGGCCACCGCGTCCCGCCAGACCGCCTCGGCGAGCGCGTCGCCCGCCCGGGCCCGCCACTGCACCTCCTGCGCCGACACCTGCCCGCCCGGGGCGGCTCCGCCCGCCGCCCGGTAGCGGCGGGCGACGGCCGAGGCGGAGGCGACGCCCTCCAGGCAGCCGCGGCCCCCGCAGGCACACTCCGGGCCGCCGGGGCGCACCACCAGGTGGCCGATCCCGCCCGCTCCCCCGCCGTCGCCCTGCTCCGCACGGCCGTCGAGCACGCTCGCCCCGGCGATCCCGGTGCCGACCGACACGAAGAGGAAGGAGGGGCAGCCCCGCCCCGCGCCGAGCCTGGCCTCCGCCAGGGCGCCGGCGCGCACCCCGTGCCCGATCGCCACCGGGACGTCCAGCTCGTCCTCGGCCCAGCGGCGGACGGGGACGTCCCGCCAGTCCAGGGCCGCCGACCGGACCGCGGTGCCCGCGGCCTCGTCGACGACACCGGGCAGCGCGATGCCCGCGGCCGCGCAGCCGAAGCCGTCCACCAGCCTCCGCGCCAGCGCCAGGACGTTCTCGGTGACGGCGTCCCGTCCGTCCCTGACGCCGGTGACCACGCTCTCGCGGTGCAGCACGGCCCCGTGCGCGTCGAGGATCGATGCCTTGATGGACGTGCCGCCGACGTCGAGGGCGGCCACCGTGACGGGACCGGTCATGGAATTCCCTCCACATGCTCGAATATGCAGAGGTTATAGCCCAAATGCGCAGCTTCGAGCAAAGAGTAGGTGACGGGTGCTCGGGGCCCGGCTCCACCACGACATTCGGCGCAGGGCCGGCACCGGCCGCGGCTACGCTTGATCACTCACGGACCTGAGGAGTGACGATGGGCACGAACGAGCGGTGGACGCGGCTGCTCGCCGTCCTGGGCGAACGCGGCAGCATCGACGTCACCGAGGCCGCCCAGCTGCTGGAGGTCTCCACCGCGACCGTCCGCCGCGACCTCGACGAACTCGCCCGCCAGCAGCTCCTCACCCGCACCCGCGGCGGCGCCGTCCTCGGCGGAGCCGCGTACGACCTGCCGCTGCGCTACAAGACCGCCCGCCAGGCCGGCGAGAAGCAGCGCATCGCCGAAGCCGCCGCCCGCCTCGTCCCGCCCGGCGCCGTGATCGGCATCAACGGCGGCACCACCACCTCCGAAGTGGCCCGCGAACTCACCGTCCGCACCGACCTCGCCGAGTACATCGACGAGATCGGCCTCACCGTCGTCACCAACGCCGTCAACATCGCCGGCGAACTGGCCGTCCGGCCCTACGTCAAGACCGTGATGACCGGCGGCGTCGCCCGCGCCACCTCCTTCGAACTCACCGGGCCGCTGGCCCCGCTCGTCCTGCGCGAGCTCTCCCTCGACTTCACCTTCCTCGGCGTCAACGCCGTCGACCCCGTCGGCGGCGCCTTCGCCCACGACCAGGGCGAGGCCGAGGTCAACCGCACCCTGGCCGAACGCGCCGAACGCGTGATCGTCGTCGCCGACTCCACCAAGCTCGGCCACCGCGCCCTCGCCCAGGTCTGCGCCGTCGAGCGGATCTCCACCCTGGTCACCGACAAGGACGCCCCGGACGAGCTGGTCGAACAGTTCGTCGCCAAGGGCGTCGAGGTCATCTGCGTCTGAGTCGTCCCGGTCCGCGGGGACCGTCGGGGGGAGTGTTTCGGGTGAGCGCCGTCGAGGAGCCGTTCCTGATGCCGGTCGAAGTCGTCTTCCGCCGAGGGCGGCAGACCATGCCGACCGGCCGGATCGAGCGCGGACGCGTCCGCACGGGCGACGAGGTGCAGCTCGTCGGCCCGGACCGCGCCCTGACCGCCCACGTCACCGGCATCGACCTGCACGGGCGGCACGTCGACGAGGCGTCCGCCGGCATGCACGTCGGACTCCTGCTGCACGGCACGGCCGGCACCGCGGTCGGACGCGGGCACGTCCTCGCGGCACCCGGCGCGATCGACGCCCACCACCGCTTCACCGCGGACCTCGCCCTGCTGTCCGAAGCCGACGGCGGCACCGAGGTGCGCACCGGTGACCGACTCCAGTTCCACGTCCGCACCGCCACGGTCCTCGGCGTTGTCACCCTGCCCCCGGGCGCCGACCCGCTGCAGCCGCTCCACCAGGGCACGGTGACCGTCGCCCTGGACCACCCCGTCGCCCTGGAGACGGGCCGGCGCCTCGCCTTCCGCCACCACGCCCGCGCCGCCGGCACGGCGACCGTCACCCGGCTCGGATGACCCGCCCGCGGGCCCGGCCGAGCGGCGCGGTGGGCCGTCACGCACTTGCCGCCGGGGCGGCGGTCCGGCGCGGATGCGGCATCGTGACCGAAAGCACGCAGGTCAAGGCCTTGGCGACCGCCGGGTTCCGGTCTAGCATTCCCGCAACGGCGGCCTCGCCCCACCGGCCACGGCCGCCCGGCTGAGCAGCCGCGCCCTGTCCCCTGCGCTGCTGCCCTGCGACCGACCGGGTCCCCTCGGGGGAGCGTGTCCCCCACGACCCGGCAGTCGATCCCTTCGGCCCTTGAGCCTCCGTGTCGGGCATGGCCCGGCGAGCGGAGTCGGGAGACTGGTGATCATGACCTCAGACCGGCGCCCGCTGTGGCAGCCCTTCTCCGAGTCCTCCTCCGACCAGCCCTTGACCGAGGAGCACCCCCTGCCCCCGGTCCAGCGCTCCCCCTTCCGGGAACCGGCGACACCGCCGCAGCCCGCCGTCCCCCAGCAGCGCACCGCCGCCCCCAGGCCCGCGGGCATCGCCTTCACCGCAGCGGGTCAGCCGCGCGAGCGCGGCCTGACGACCACGGGGCAGGAGTCCCACAGCTCCACCCCGGCCGTGAGCAGTTCGATGACCGCGCGCCGCTCGTCGGGCGTCCACGCTGCGCACTCGCTCCCGAACAGCTTCTCGTAGGCGCCGTCGTGCACCGCCCCCTGCCGGGGCAACCGGTGCTCCGCGTCGAGCCCCCGGGCCAGGTCCTCGAAGAAGTTCCAGGCACCCAGCACGGCACCCGGCGGGACCCGCCGGCGCACCGGGTCGTCCAGCCAGCGCTGGACGTGGACGAGCTCCAGCGTGTTGGCGTCGGGGGTGGCCAACGTCCGCCCCCGGCGGCTCGCGTACGCCCGCGCCTGCCGGACCGTCACGAACACCGGTACCTGCCTGCGCCCGGTGTCCGGCAGCGTCACCACCCGATCGGGTTCGTCGCCCTCGCCGCCGATCCACAGCACCACGGCGCTGCGGCCGGTCCCGCGCACCCGGTACGCGTAGAGGCTCCCGTCGTCACCCGGGCCTGCGGCCGTGAACGGATCTGTGGTCTCGATGGTCGTCACGGTCCAACCCTGCCACGACCCGCGGTCAGGGCAGGTGCCAGATGTCCCTGGTGATGAGGAAGAAGGCGGCGGCCCAAACGGCGGTGACGGAGGCGACGATGGCGAGGCCGATGCGGTTGGTGCGGGCCGCGGGTTCGCCGGGAGCGGGGCGGAGCCAGCGTCCGAGCAGGGGGTTCACGTAGTAGGGCATGGTCAGGAAGCTCATGATGAAGCTCGACAGCAGGTTGCCGATGAGCAGGCCGATCCAGAGCGGCATCTTCAGCGGGGCCAGGGCGAGGGTGAGCAGGACGACGGTCGGGTAGAGGCCGACCCAGACGGCGATGGCGGTCTTGCTCGCCGCGGGGGGCGGGGCCTCCCTCCCGTTCTCCTCGAAGGCGAACCAGCTGCCGAAGGAGTTGTCGATCGTGCGGAGCTTGAACTCGTTGAACTTCTC from Kitasatospora terrestris includes the following:
- a CDS encoding hexose kinase; this encodes MILTVTPNAALDVTYRVARLEQGGSTRVTAVDERAGGEGVNVSRVLQGLGVDTAVSGFAGGATGRAVRTDLIVADLPDAMVGIRAETRRTVAVVDEGAGTTSVLLEPGPEVSATEWAELVVRFTGLVRSAKAVVLSGSLPPGLPVDAYATLVRIGRAHDRPVVLDTDGEPLLAALSERPTLVKPDAGELLAATGETDPRAAISALRAAGAQSVVASMGEGGLIAVAPGEAWQAGPPSRVAGRATGAGDAAVAALAAGLAVGTPWPRMVRRAVALSAASAAVPLAGSFDAELYGRLCRRVVPRPFAT
- a CDS encoding ROK family protein — protein: MTGPVTVAALDVGGTSIKASILDAHGAVLHRESVVTGVRDGRDAVTENVLALARRLVDGFGCAAAGIALPGVVDEAAGTAVRSAALDWRDVPVRRWAEDELDVPVAIGHGVRAGALAEARLGAGRGCPSFLFVSVGTGIAGASVLDGRAEQGDGGGAGGIGHLVVRPGGPECACGGRGCLEGVASASAVARRYRAAGGAAPGGQVSAQEVQWRARAGDALAEAVWRDAVAALADGLAAAATVLDPHCVIVGGGLSRAGAALFAPLRRAFAHRLAFRSAPRLVEAGLGDRAGSLGAGLLALELLGHSLEALALEPATAAVVGGLG
- a CDS encoding DeoR/GlpR family DNA-binding transcription regulator, whose protein sequence is MGTNERWTRLLAVLGERGSIDVTEAAQLLEVSTATVRRDLDELARQQLLTRTRGGAVLGGAAYDLPLRYKTARQAGEKQRIAEAAARLVPPGAVIGINGGTTTSEVARELTVRTDLAEYIDEIGLTVVTNAVNIAGELAVRPYVKTVMTGGVARATSFELTGPLAPLVLRELSLDFTFLGVNAVDPVGGAFAHDQGEAEVNRTLAERAERVIVVADSTKLGHRALAQVCAVERISTLVTDKDAPDELVEQFVAKGVEVICV
- a CDS encoding EF-Tu/IF-2/RF-3 family GTPase; translation: MSAVEEPFLMPVEVVFRRGRQTMPTGRIERGRVRTGDEVQLVGPDRALTAHVTGIDLHGRHVDEASAGMHVGLLLHGTAGTAVGRGHVLAAPGAIDAHHRFTADLALLSEADGGTEVRTGDRLQFHVRTATVLGVVTLPPGADPLQPLHQGTVTVALDHPVALETGRRLAFRHHARAAGTATVTRLG